One Candidatus Cloacimonadota bacterium DNA window includes the following coding sequences:
- a CDS encoding sensor domain-containing diguanylate cyclase, translated as MNKMITEKDFNNVVENIRDGLYIVDYNMKIVFWNKAAEKITGFKSEEVLGSSCSDNILNHVDGKGNNLCKGICPLRRTIFDGEHRQLQLYLHHKEGHVIPITINTFPRYNEGGKIIGGLELFSILPSEIYMEAQIEKLSELSLIDSLTELSNKRFIENEIKSCLDQRKRHGISFGILFFDCDDFADFNDEYGRKTGDQILKEIAKTSLNSIRISDKVSRWDKDKFLGVFQNLSNRGLYEMAERLRVLIKQTRIKYKDRFLSVSVSIGGTLAEHDDDLHSLIAKAEKLLQKCKETSKNQVIIENFSPNK; from the coding sequence ATGAATAAGATGATAACTGAAAAAGATTTTAATAATGTGGTTGAAAATATACGGGACGGCTTGTATATCGTTGATTACAATATGAAAATAGTTTTTTGGAATAAAGCCGCTGAGAAGATTACAGGATTTAAATCAGAAGAAGTTTTAGGCTCATCTTGTAGCGATAATATTCTTAACCATGTCGATGGAAAAGGGAACAATCTTTGCAAGGGGATTTGCCCCCTTAGAAGAACTATATTTGATGGAGAACATAGACAACTACAACTTTATCTACATCATAAAGAAGGGCATGTAATACCTATTACCATAAACACTTTCCCCAGGTATAATGAGGGTGGCAAAATAATTGGTGGGCTTGAATTATTCTCAATCTTGCCTTCTGAAATTTATATGGAAGCACAAATTGAAAAACTAAGCGAGCTATCACTGATTGATTCTTTAACCGAATTATCTAATAAGCGTTTTATTGAAAACGAAATAAAATCTTGCTTAGATCAGCGAAAAAGGCATGGAATTTCATTTGGAATTCTATTTTTTGATTGTGATGATTTTGCAGACTTTAATGATGAATATGGGAGAAAAACCGGAGATCAAATACTAAAGGAAATCGCAAAAACCTCCCTCAATTCAATTCGGATTTCTGATAAAGTTAGCCGATGGGATAAAGATAAATTTTTGGGTGTTTTTCAAAATTTAAGTAATAGGGGGCTTTATGAAATGGCTGAACGACTGCGTGTTCTGATTAAACAAACGCGAATAAAATATAAAGATCGCTTCTTATCCGTCAGCGTATCAATCGGAGGAACTTTGGCTGAACATGACGACGACTTGCATTCGTTAATTGCCAAAGCCGAAAAACTTTTGCAAAAATGTAAGGAAACGAGCAAAAATCAAGTTATAATTGAAAATTTTTCTCCAAACAAATAA
- a CDS encoding peptidyl-prolyl cis-trans isomerase, translated as MKKNIQYLFIFSLLFVFSGLKANPNIMAEVGNKSITWLQLQNHYENLWKEYLADNSKFPSVSEFSPRKDLRKLAMNELIRENLFEIYAEEHNITFSVPEIEAIFRQIYSDKDIFLTNGIFDKQKLIQFKQNYPKRYQAIVSTIKNDYFYTKIENIIKEQFALTDEELYARYIRNNSKIRLAYNIVPDSLMPATFPSTPFYLDKFYEANKNKYSSPRKVKIKFIYIEDRMFLSSTKSYQKYLEKYRKIAHRKSRTKAIELIKKFQNSNIFYDPDFHIFETDFIKRGDNIGQLKNNQNIIKFALIQKVGSVFSMPIEQDDGWIVFQTAEIKRDELINLNDISSKVWHDYINTGKTIYINSEVDNYFEQKIKDEDIYKFNFSYLKLNREELEFDKSLTPDSSAIQKYYEENIEEFTTVRDTLPLEEVISDVIEKLEGIKYKVLADSLIDTLCILVKNNHFHFPKNNFQIRRNIELIQNLPYFTEPYPLIMDTLFVTPEDSIFKKVKDNFLYIGRVNRRKKLSFNEKRKLKSRIKKLTEKHLYEERKKNFEEYYSANKDNFYPEDSYQFVYLFIQRDTTGIRQAVDLQKAQKIFLANKEKYLVENKVKLQTIFLDPKYNISSEIRSINSALRDSIDFSVISKIFYRQNHLSDKNGTFINIEDLDKEIKIAVEKMQMGKISRPIMTAEGYFIIKLLGREQIFEPEFEDVKETIISEMIREKADSLCFESAVSIYDSLEIGYKFAEFDSLGYVDTTSFVKIKEKKSLMLDSNVSIYEEDFEPLYRTDDGNVIPKIFKQENGYAIVMVKNKIQGKKITGYAAYSFAKDRFLDVCKYNSCRIFTDYLSRLVQDRNDSLSNYLGGMKNTGWVSYYDNINNLSNSQIILRDAFSRKVGAYSNPIRFSNTSFGFYHILNKKIESRADFSSIKEQYRKKFIEDQFKEWLNDYKKEKTVIIYRI; from the coding sequence ATGAAAAAAAACATCCAATATTTATTCATTTTTAGCCTGCTTTTTGTTTTTTCCGGTTTGAAAGCAAATCCAAACATCATGGCAGAAGTTGGCAATAAATCAATAACATGGCTTCAACTTCAAAATCACTATGAAAATTTGTGGAAAGAATATCTTGCTGATAATTCAAAATTTCCTTCTGTTTCCGAATTCTCACCTAGAAAAGATTTGAGAAAGTTGGCTATGAACGAACTCATCCGTGAAAATCTTTTTGAAATTTATGCGGAAGAACACAATATAACTTTTTCTGTTCCGGAGATTGAGGCAATATTTCGGCAAATTTATTCTGACAAAGATATTTTTTTAACTAATGGCATATTTGATAAACAAAAACTTATTCAGTTTAAACAAAATTATCCGAAACGCTATCAGGCCATTGTAAGCACAATTAAGAATGATTATTTTTATACCAAAATTGAAAATATAATTAAAGAACAATTTGCACTTACCGACGAAGAATTGTATGCAAGATATATCCGAAATAATTCCAAGATCAGGTTAGCCTATAATATTGTTCCGGATTCACTGATGCCAGCCACTTTTCCCTCCACTCCATTTTATTTGGATAAATTTTACGAAGCGAACAAAAACAAATATTCTTCCCCTCGAAAAGTGAAAATCAAATTTATCTATATTGAAGACCGGATGTTTTTATCATCTACCAAATCATACCAAAAATATTTGGAAAAATATCGCAAGATTGCTCACCGAAAATCCAGAACAAAGGCTATCGAACTTATCAAAAAATTTCAGAATTCAAATATTTTTTATGATCCGGATTTTCATATATTCGAAACGGATTTTATAAAACGCGGAGATAATATTGGGCAATTGAAAAACAATCAGAATATTATCAAATTCGCTTTAATTCAAAAGGTAGGATCTGTTTTTTCTATGCCAATCGAGCAGGATGATGGCTGGATCGTCTTCCAGACCGCAGAAATAAAGCGAGATGAACTGATTAATTTGAATGATATTTCCTCAAAAGTATGGCACGATTATATAAATACCGGAAAAACAATTTACATAAATAGCGAAGTTGATAATTATTTTGAACAAAAAATAAAGGATGAAGATATTTATAAATTTAATTTCAGCTATTTAAAATTAAATCGGGAAGAATTGGAATTTGACAAATCTCTCACTCCCGACTCATCAGCAATCCAAAAATATTATGAGGAAAATATCGAAGAATTTACAACCGTAAGAGACACACTTCCACTTGAAGAAGTTATTAGTGATGTGATAGAAAAGCTCGAGGGAATTAAATATAAAGTGCTTGCCGATAGCTTGATAGATACGCTTTGCATACTTGTAAAAAATAATCACTTCCACTTTCCTAAGAATAATTTTCAAATCAGACGCAATATCGAACTGATCCAAAATCTTCCCTATTTCACAGAACCCTATCCGCTGATAATGGATACGCTATTTGTAACTCCTGAAGATTCAATCTTTAAAAAAGTAAAAGATAATTTTCTTTATATCGGCAGAGTGAATAGACGAAAAAAATTATCCTTCAATGAAAAAAGAAAACTTAAATCCCGAATCAAAAAATTAACAGAAAAACACCTTTACGAAGAAAGGAAGAAAAATTTCGAAGAATATTATTCTGCAAATAAAGATAATTTTTATCCTGAAGATTCATACCAATTTGTTTACTTATTTATTCAGCGAGACACAACCGGCATTCGTCAGGCTGTGGACTTGCAGAAAGCCCAAAAAATCTTTTTGGCAAATAAAGAAAAATATCTCGTAGAAAATAAGGTCAAATTGCAAACAATTTTTCTTGATCCAAAATATAATATTTCAAGTGAAATACGTTCAATTAATTCTGCTTTACGTGATTCGATAGATTTTTCTGTAATATCCAAAATATTTTATCGTCAAAATCATTTGTCCGATAAAAACGGGACTTTTATAAACATCGAAGATTTAGATAAAGAGATAAAGATAGCCGTAGAAAAAATGCAAATGGGTAAAATCAGCAGACCTATTATGACTGCTGAAGGTTATTTCATCATTAAATTATTGGGTAGAGAACAGATATTCGAGCCGGAATTTGAAGATGTAAAAGAAACCATTATAAGCGAAATGATTCGAGAAAAGGCAGATAGTTTATGTTTTGAAAGTGCTGTGAGCATCTATGATTCTCTGGAGATTGGATACAAATTTGCGGAATTTGATAGTTTGGGTTATGTGGATACGACAAGTTTCGTAAAAATAAAAGAAAAAAAATCATTAATGCTTGATAGCAATGTTTCCATTTACGAAGAAGACTTCGAGCCTTTATACAGAACCGATGACGGAAATGTGATTCCAAAAATATTTAAGCAGGAAAACGGTTATGCAATTGTCATGGTCAAAAATAAAATTCAAGGCAAAAAGATTACCGGTTACGCAGCCTATTCTTTTGCAAAAGACCGCTTCCTTGATGTTTGCAAATATAACAGTTGTCGTATTTTTACAGATTATTTGAGCAGGCTGGTTCAAGATAGAAATGACTCTCTTTCAAATTATCTCGGCGGAATGAAAAATACCGGCTGGGTTAGCTATTACGACAATATCAATAATCTTTCCAATAGTCAGATCATTTTGCGAGATGCCTTTTCTAGAAAAGTGGGAGCTTACAGTAATCCGATCAGATTCAGCAATACCAGTTTTGGATTCTATCATATTCTAAATAAGAAAATTGAAAGCAGAGCAGATTTCTCTTCTATAAAAGAGCAATACCGCAAAAAATTTATTGAAGATCAATTTAAAGAATGGCTCAATGATTATAAAAAAGAAAAAACCGTGATAATCTATAGAATATAA
- a CDS encoding PPC domain-containing DNA-binding protein, producing MITKKYGNILCLRLQHGEDFLEKLIEFATENKLQNAIILNGVGMLKDAEIGYFEDGKYLKKIFNTPAELVSTNGNMYLNQDNKPEWHIHVALADKTHKMIGGHILSGLVWNTAEIFIQTISGARFIRESEDGNLRLNFY from the coding sequence ATGATCACAAAAAAATATGGAAACATATTGTGCCTCAGACTTCAGCACGGTGAAGATTTTCTGGAGAAATTAATAGAATTTGCCACAGAAAATAAGTTGCAAAACGCAATTATATTAAACGGCGTTGGCATGCTAAAAGACGCTGAGATCGGTTATTTTGAGGATGGGAAATATTTAAAAAAAATATTCAACACTCCGGCTGAATTAGTTTCAACAAATGGGAATATGTATCTCAATCAAGACAATAAACCTGAATGGCATATTCACGTGGCACTGGCAGATAAAACGCACAAAATGATAGGTGGGCATATTCTCTCCGGTTTAGTTTGGAATACAGCCGAGATATTTATTCAAACCATATCCGGTGCAAGATTTATCCGTGAGTCTGAAGATGGAAATTTAAGATTGAATTTTTATTGA